In a genomic window of Xylophilus rhododendri:
- a CDS encoding MBL fold metallo-hydrolase codes for MLRFRNLGSGSSGNATLVEGSSGLSTSRLLIDCGLGIRVLEKRLALAGLAWGDIDALFITHEHSDHIGCAQQVALRHRIPVWMSGGTFQAIGEPDFDGLLNLAHDLQTVALGGFEFRPFTVPHDAREPLQLRCSDGARHLGVATDLGHVSGHVTAQLQGCHALMLESNHDPELLALSRYPDFLKRRVSGRLGHLANHAAAELARTLRHPGLGCVVAAHLSERNNLPELARAGLAAALEWQPEQIIVADPRHGTDWLPV; via the coding sequence ATGCTCCGGTTTCGCAACCTGGGCAGCGGCAGCTCAGGCAATGCCACTTTGGTCGAAGGCAGCAGCGGCCTGTCGACCAGCCGCCTGCTGATCGACTGCGGCCTGGGCATCCGGGTGCTGGAAAAACGGCTGGCCCTGGCAGGGCTGGCCTGGGGCGACATCGACGCCCTCTTCATCACCCACGAGCATTCCGACCATATCGGCTGCGCCCAGCAGGTGGCGCTGCGCCACCGCATTCCGGTGTGGATGAGCGGCGGCACCTTCCAGGCCATCGGCGAGCCGGATTTCGACGGCCTGTTGAACCTGGCGCACGACCTGCAGACGGTGGCCCTCGGCGGCTTCGAGTTCCGCCCCTTCACCGTGCCGCACGATGCGCGCGAGCCGCTGCAGCTGCGCTGCTCCGACGGCGCCCGCCACCTGGGCGTGGCCACCGACCTGGGCCATGTGAGCGGCCATGTGACGGCGCAGCTGCAGGGCTGCCATGCCCTGATGCTGGAATCCAACCACGATCCCGAGCTGCTGGCCTTGTCGCGTTATCCGGACTTCCTCAAGCGCCGGGTCAGCGGCCGGCTCGGCCACCTGGCCAACCATGCGGCGGCCGAGCTGGCGCGGACGCTGCGCCATCCCGGCCTGGGCTGCGTGGTGGCGGCGCACCTGAGCGAGCGCAACAACCTGCCCGAGCTGGCACGCGCCGGCCTCGCGGCCGCGCTCGAATGGCAGCCGGAGCAGATCATCGTGGCCGACCCCCGCCACGGCACGGACTGGCTGCCGGTCTGA
- the bamC gene encoding outer membrane protein assembly factor BamC: MTRSASATAVAARLACLGLVFALSACSVFDNEKINYKSAKRASPTLEVPPDLTQLTRDTRYVVPAGATASAAGYDAAQAVASPTAETAPTSLGDTRIERDGNTRWLVIKRPADKLWDPTRDFWTENGFLLTIDQAKLGIMETDWAENRAKLPQDFIRQTLGKLIDSIYSTSERDKFRTRMERRADGSTEIYISHRGMQEVYSDKAQKDQTVWQPRPTDPELEAEMLRRLMVKLGGANEVQSKQAMAAAVAVPTVATIGNVGGAPVVLLNESFDRAWRRVGLTLDRTGFTVEDRDRSQGVYFVRYVAPNPDRKDQSFLGKIFNRNPDAQAPVRYRITVKTEGTATTVSVLGEGGSPALPADAERIVRVMADDLK; encoded by the coding sequence GTGACCCGTTCTGCATCCGCGACCGCCGTGGCCGCACGCCTGGCCTGCCTCGGCCTGGTCTTCGCCCTGTCGGCCTGCTCCGTCTTCGACAACGAAAAGATCAACTACAAGAGCGCCAAGCGCGCATCGCCCACGCTGGAGGTGCCGCCCGACCTGACCCAGCTGACCCGCGACACCCGCTACGTGGTGCCCGCCGGCGCCACCGCCTCGGCCGCCGGCTACGACGCGGCCCAGGCCGTGGCCTCGCCCACCGCCGAGACCGCGCCCACCAGCCTGGGCGACACCCGGATCGAACGCGACGGCAACACCCGCTGGCTGGTCATCAAGCGTCCGGCCGACAAGCTCTGGGATCCCACGCGCGACTTCTGGACCGAGAACGGCTTTCTGCTGACCATCGACCAGGCCAAGCTCGGCATCATGGAAACCGACTGGGCCGAAAACCGCGCCAAGCTGCCGCAGGACTTCATCCGCCAGACCCTGGGCAAGCTGATCGACTCGATCTACTCCACCAGCGAACGCGACAAGTTCCGCACCCGCATGGAACGCCGCGCCGACGGCTCCACCGAGATCTACATCAGCCACCGCGGCATGCAGGAGGTCTACTCCGACAAGGCACAGAAGGACCAGACCGTCTGGCAGCCGCGCCCGACCGATCCGGAGCTGGAAGCCGAGATGCTGCGCCGCCTGATGGTCAAGCTCGGCGGCGCCAACGAGGTGCAGTCCAAGCAGGCGATGGCCGCGGCCGTGGCCGTGCCCACCGTCGCCACCATCGGCAATGTCGGCGGCGCGCCGGTGGTGCTGCTCAACGAAAGCTTCGACCGCGCCTGGCGCCGTGTCGGCCTGACGCTGGACCGCACCGGCTTCACCGTCGAGGACCGCGACCGCAGCCAGGGCGTGTACTTCGTGCGCTACGTGGCCCCCAACCCGGACCGCAAGGACCAGAGCTTCCTGGGCAAGATCTTCAACCGCAACCCGGATGCCCAGGCACCGGTGCGCTACCGCATCACGGTCAAGACCGAAGGCACGGCGACCACCGTGTCGGTGCTGGGCGAAGGCGGCTCGCCGGCCCTGCCGGCGGATGCCGAGCGCATCGTCCGGGTCATGGCCGACGACCTGAAGTAA